The Eubacteriaceae bacterium Marseille-Q4139 genome has a window encoding:
- a CDS encoding GNAT family N-acetyltransferase — protein MKHEIIIRTFEPGDPSLVCWFQYRLYEKQYHFNGLYEKEMLGGMAEIYDDPEGNQMWIAEADGRIVGDIAVIKRGDDRAQLRWFGVDTDEQGQGLGNRLLKTAMDFCAQKGYVHLYLGTLDILKPARHLYGKFGFHRTESEPYNEWDESREMYHETWECELGQG, from the coding sequence ATGAAACATGAAATTATAATCCGTACCTTTGAGCCAGGTGACCCGAGTCTAGTATGTTGGTTCCAGTATCGGCTCTATGAAAAGCAGTACCATTTCAATGGGCTTTACGAAAAGGAAATGCTGGGCGGAATGGCGGAGATTTATGATGACCCGGAAGGAAACCAGATGTGGATTGCAGAGGCAGACGGCAGGATTGTGGGAGATATTGCCGTCATAAAAAGAGGCGATGACCGGGCGCAGCTTCGCTGGTTCGGCGTCGACACAGACGAGCAGGGGCAGGGCCTTGGAAACCGGCTTTTAAAAACCGCCATGGACTTTTGTGCCCAAAAGGGGTATGTCCATCTTTATCTTGGAACGCTGGATATTTTAAAGCCGGCGCGGCACCTTTATGGAAAATTCGGCTTTCACAGGACAGAGAGCGAACCTTATAATGAGTGGGATGAAAGCCGGGAGATGTACCATGAAACATGGGAGTGTGAGTTGGGGCAGGGATAA